Below is a genomic region from Streptococcus salivarius.
TAGGAGGCAACAGATGATACACAAACATGAAATTCCAATTTTAGAGTTTGATGATAATCCTCAGGCTGTGATTATGCCGACCCATGAGGATTTAGATTTGGACTTGCCGGCTAGGTGCGTCTACGCCTTTTTAGAGGAAGAAATCGAACGCTATGCGAATGCTGTTGGCGCTGAAAAAGTTGGAGAGTTTGTCTCTGCCACCAAAACTTATCCTATATTTGTTATGACTTACAATGGGGAGGAGATTTGCTTGGCTCAAGCTCCAGTTGGATCAGCTGCAGCTGCACAATTTCTTGATTGGTTAATTGGTTATGGCGTAAAACAAATCATTTCAACTGGAACTTGTGGCGTTTTGGTAAACATGAAGGAAAATGTTTTTTTGATTCCTACTAGAGCGTTGAGGGATGAAGGAGCGAGTTACCACTATGTAGCTCCATCCCGCTATATAGACATGAATAAACAAGCTCTGGAAGCTATTGAGAAAACTTTAAAACAAAAGAAAATCCCCTATGAAGAGGTCATGACATGGTCGACAGATGGTTTTTATAGAGAAACACCAGATAAGGTTTCCTATCGCATTGAAGAGGGCTGTAGTGTTGTAGAGATGGAATGTTCTGCACTTGCAGCAGTTGCTCAACTTCGAGGAGCTATTTGGGGATTGCTACTCTTTACGGCAGATTCCCTTGCAGATATTGACAATTACGATCAAAGAGCTTGGGGCTCAGAGGCTTTTGATAAGGCTTTGGAGCTTTGTCTGGATATCATTGTTCAGATGTAATCTAGATTCAATAGAAAAAAAGCATGATTGTCTAGTCATGCTCTTTTCATGTATCACTTATTATTTCAAAATATCCCAAAGTTCTTGGGGAGTCTCAGTTACAAAATCTGGATTTTCTGCTAATAGGGTTTCGTTAGCCCCGAATCCCCAGGTCACCGCTATTGTTTTGATGCCAACTGTTTTTCCACCAATCAAATCAAACTTGGTATCACCAACAATGACGGACTGGTCTTTAGGCGCTTGATTTTCAGTAATGGCACGCTGCAAAACATCAGCCTTATGAAAAGCAGCAGGGGTAGATCCATAAATACCTTCAAAATATTCAGTAATCCCAAGGTGTTGGCACATTTCTAGGGCAATAGGTTCATTTTTTGAAGTTGTGATAAAGATTTTCTTGTTAGGGTCTTTACTAAGTTGTTCAAGAACTTCCTTAATGCCATCATAGAGGTGAGCTTCCAATTGTCCTTTGGTCTCATAATAGTCACGATAAATCTTGACAGCTTTGGCAGCACCTTCTTCACTAACCTCTTCTTTAAAGGTTACCTCGAGAGGTGGTCCCATAAAGGTACGAATTTTCTGATCACTAGGAACAGGAAGGCCTAGTCTTTCAAAAGTTTGAACAAAACCATTGTGGATTCCCTCAGAACTATCAACGAGAGTACCATCAAGGTCGAAAAAAATGTGTGTGAGTGACATAGAATTCTCCAATATAGTATCGTTGGTTTATTATAACATGATAGGTGGGAAATAATCAGATTAAAATAGCTAGGCGTATAAAATATAATCCTACCAATCCAAAAACACCTCAAAATTAAGCTTTTGGGGTGTGAATCACGGGGTGCAATAATTAAGTTTTTAACGTAAATGAGGTGTTAGTTACGTTTTGGTTTGACTGCCATGCCTAGGCCGAGTGCCGCATTGATAAGACCAAGTGAAACTAGAGCAGCAGATTGGCTAGAACCTGTTTCTGGGAGTTCTTTATGTGTTGGTTGCAATGGCGTTGGTGCCTCGTAGACCGTACCCTCAACGTAGTATACATTTCCTGGAACAGTTGGTGTTGCTAGTTGCACCGTTTCAGGCTGGTTAGTTGCTTTAGTAACCAAGTGAGTCGTAGCAATCACTTCATAAGTATCCGTTTGAATACGATAAACACGTCCTTCTTGAACAGTTTCAATCACGTAGTTTGAGAATTGCTTGTTCAAAAGATCGGCGAAATCTTTATCGATATCGAGGTAGAGACCATTGGTACCTTTTACCAATGGGTCAAAGTCTTTTTCATCATATTTCTTACCAACTACGGTCAAAGAAATCCCAGCATCTTGAAGGGCTTTTAGTGTAGCATCTTTAGTTGGCTTTTTTGGAGTAAGGTCGATATCTTCGTCAGTGACCAAGAAGGCGAAGCGACGATTGTTCTTACCAGTTCCCCAAGTATAATCAGGTGAAATTGCAATATGTGATAATGCTGTTGTTGCTTCCTCGTCTGAGCCAGTAGTACGGATGGCTTTTAATTTACCAACAAAAGCGTTCGTATCCGTGGTGAATTTAGAACCTCCGAAATCATGGTAAGTTGTGTTTTTGCTTGATTCATAGTCAACCAAACCAAGACGTGCTTGCACATTTTTAGATTCCAAATCACGCACAAATTTTTCAATGTTATTAGCTACGTCAGTGATATGGCTGTCCATTGAACCAGATTTATCGACAATAAAGACGATGTCAGTAGTTCCCTTGACTTCTTGGCGATTCACCACATCAGCCTCTTTAACAACCTCGACAACAGTCGTTTTATTGACCGTTTCAGTCGTTGTTGCCACATATAATACATCTTAGGAATCAAAAACACTCAATTCCTTCCCAAAAATCTTAGTCATAGATTGACATTAAAGAAGTTTTAAGATAACTTTAAAGTAACGATTTAATCCGATCTTATCGAGGAGTTGCCATGAAAAAAATAAATCTTCTTTATTTATTAGCTATTCTGGCCATCA
It encodes:
- a CDS encoding nucleoside phosphorylase, yielding MIHKHEIPILEFDDNPQAVIMPTHEDLDLDLPARCVYAFLEEEIERYANAVGAEKVGEFVSATKTYPIFVMTYNGEEICLAQAPVGSAAAAQFLDWLIGYGVKQIISTGTCGVLVNMKENVFLIPTRALRDEGASYHYVAPSRYIDMNKQALEAIEKTLKQKKIPYEEVMTWSTDGFYRETPDKVSYRIEEGCSVVEMECSALAAVAQLRGAIWGLLLFTADSLADIDNYDQRAWGSEAFDKALELCLDIIVQM
- a CDS encoding HAD hydrolase-like protein, with the protein product MSLTHIFFDLDGTLVDSSEGIHNGFVQTFERLGLPVPSDQKIRTFMGPPLEVTFKEEVSEEGAAKAVKIYRDYYETKGQLEAHLYDGIKEVLEQLSKDPNKKIFITTSKNEPIALEMCQHLGITEYFEGIYGSTPAAFHKADVLQRAITENQAPKDQSVIVGDTKFDLIGGKTVGIKTIAVTWGFGANETLLAENPDFVTETPQELWDILK
- a CDS encoding VWA domain-containing protein, with product MATTTETVNKTTVVEVVKEADVVNRQEVKGTTDIVFIVDKSGSMDSHITDVANNIEKFVRDLESKNVQARLGLVDYESSKNTTYHDFGGSKFTTDTNAFVGKLKAIRTTGSDEEATTALSHIAISPDYTWGTGKNNRRFAFLVTDEDIDLTPKKPTKDATLKALQDAGISLTVVGKKYDEKDFDPLVKGTNGLYLDIDKDFADLLNKQFSNYVIETVQEGRVYRIQTDTYEVIATTHLVTKATNQPETVQLATPTVPGNVYYVEGTVYEAPTPLQPTHKELPETGSSQSAALVSLGLINAALGLGMAVKPKRN